One window from the genome of Daphnia pulex isolate KAP4 chromosome 9, ASM2113471v1 encodes:
- the LOC124202659 gene encoding dnaJ homolog subfamily C member 25 homolog, whose product MKMKSYLFIVTFCVFLNVSYVHSLIEGLYCGVENCYDVLGVTRESSRSAIGKAYRVLAKKYHPDVQGPEVTKEEAEKNFRRIATAYEILSDNASREDYDYMVDNPEEMYMHYYRYYRRRTAPNVDIRLILAVCVTIISGIQYYTAWERYDTAIKYLTTVQKYRIHALEIAKKEGLFNENTSKKVKDKSKEKEEKEQIIRKVIEEKMDIRGGYSKPDWKQILWFQLIILPYTIYQYVRWYIIWVYKFDIRKEEYGEEEKLYLIKKNLKLSQLEFDALEDHTREEYLELELWIKSNAVDWKAEKEEDLKRELSQSARHKAYRRYMKKGTSRLTFDDS is encoded by the exons atgaaaatgaaatcatatcTATTTATTGTTACCTTCTGCGTTTTTTTGAACGTCTCATATGTCCATTCCTTGATTGAAGGACTCTACTGTGGAGTCGAGAACTGTTACGATG tgcTTGGTGTGACGAGAGAGAGCTCTAGGAGTGCTATAGGAAAGGCTTATCGAGTTCTTGCAAAGAAGTACCATCCTGATGTGCAAGGGCCTGAGGTGACTAAAGAAGAAGCTGAGAAGAATTTTCGTAGAATAGCCACTGCCTATGAAATTCTGAGTGATAATGCCTCCAGAGAAGATTATGACTACATGGTTGACAATCCAGAAGAAATGTACATGCATTACTACAGATATTACAGACGGCGTACAGCTCCAAATGTCGACATCAGATTGATTCTTGCTGTGTGTGTCACCATCATTTCTGGGATCCAGTACTACACTGCCTGGGAACGCTATGATACTGCCATAAAGTATTTGACCACTGTGCAAAAATACAGGATACATGCACTTGAAATTGCCAAGAAAGAAGGCTTGTTCAATGAAAATACCAGCAAGAAAGTCAAAGACAAGTCCaaagagaaggaggaaaaggagCAAATTATTCGAAAAGTCATCGAAGAGAAAATGGATATTCGCGGAGGCTATTCTAAACCAGACTGGAAGCAAATACTGTGGTTCCAGCTCATCATTCTGCCCTACACCATCTACCAGTACGTCCGTTGGTACATTATCTGGGTCTACAAGTTTGACATCCGAAAAGAAGAGTacggtgaagaagaaaagttgtaTTTGATCAAGAAGAACCTGAAGCTTTCTCAGCTCGAATTCGATGCTCTTGAGGACCATACCCGAGAAGAATATCTCGAACTGGAACTTTGGATTAAGTCGAATGCAGTCGATTGGAAGgcagagaaggaagaagatcTGAAACGAGAACTCTCTCAATCTGCTCGCCACAAAGCGTACAGACGTTACATGAAGAAAGGAACGAGCCGACTCACCTTTGACGATTCATAA
- the LOC124202654 gene encoding origin recognition complex subunit 5-like — MEINSIKENLKAEIPHREQQIEILADILQSNALPPFLYVYGHTSTGKSLVVQRVIESVEHVQYAAIHCIECLSPRFLYESVLEQLGSQERCDNANEFARYLKQLGDTRPICIVLDKAERMRDLSDGMIIPTLTKIPEFTGLNICIIFISEIPFEKFRCGTGSLDPIQIFFPQYSKEEILDLLMKECRQPEHSSLYQTYLSMILGVFLVACRDFCELRYIAAQHWEAFMEPIHSGEIDKTQSVKLWRHLEPKLRSSLNQVYVRGPDACGTQIGLKMELPFFSKFLIIAAYLASYNPPRYDRRLFVKAKEGRKKKDKGLKSLKKQKLHNAARLMGPKVFPIDRLMAIFYSIVEERVTPSLNIFVQISTLVSLKLITHTGSAAMFQGVPKYRCNAGYDLVRSLARTVNFELGRYLYDTTV; from the exons ATGGAAATAAATTCCATAAAAGAGAATCTAAAAGCTGAAATACCTCATCGAgaacaacaaattgaaatcttgGCGGATATCCTTCAAAGC AATGCCCTTCCACCTTTCCTGTATGTATATGGCCACACGTCAACCGGAAAATCGTTAGTAGTCCAACGAGTGATTGAATCTGTGGAACATGTTCAGTATGCAGCAATTCACTGCATTGAATGCCTCAGTCCACGCTTTCTCTATGAATCTGTCCTTGAACAGCTGGGAAGTCAAGAACGATGTGACAATGCCAATGAATTTGCCAGATACCTCAAGCAGCTTGGTGATACCAGACCGATTTGTATTGTACTTGATAAGGCCGAAAGGATGCGAGACTTGAGTGATGGAATGATCATCCCAACACTGACCAAAATCCCAGAGTTTACAGGTCTCAACATTTGCATCATCTTCATTTCAGAAATCCCCTTTGAGAAGTTTCGGTGTGGCACTGGAAGTCTCGATCCCATACAGATATTTTTCCCCCAGTATAGCAAAG AAGAAATTCTGGATCTACTGATGAAGGAATGCCGACAACCTGAACATTCATCTCTTTACCAGACATATCTTTCCATGATATTGGGTGTCTTCCTGGTGGCTTGTCGCGATTTCTGCGAACTTCGCTACATAGCCGCGCAGCATTGGGAAGCCTTTATGGAGCCCATCCATTCGGGCGAAATCGACAAAACTCAATCAGTGAAATTATGGCGACATCTTGAACCGAAACTTCGCTCCAGTCTGAACCAAGTTTACGTCCGAGGTCCTGATGCATGCGGGACCCAAATAGGCCTGAAAATGGAGCTTCCATTCTTCTCCAAGTTCCTTATCATCGCTGCCTATCTGGCGAGTTACAATCCGCCCCGTTACGATCGTCGTTTATTCGTCAAAGCCAAAGAaggcaggaagaagaaagacaaaggTCTCAAGTCATTGAAGAAGCAAAAGTTGCACAACGCCGCCCGTTTGATGGGACCCAAAGTCTTCCCCATCGATCGATTGATGGCCATTTTCTATTCGATCGTTGAGGAACGAGTTACGCCGTCCCTAAATATATTTGTGCAG ATTTCTACTTTGGTTTCCCTAAAGCTCATCACACACACGGGATCAGCGGCCATGTTTCAAGGAGTTCCGAAATACCGGTGCAATGCCGGTTACGATCTAGTCAGAAGTTTAGCCAg